AATCTGAGGGGGGAGCTGTCGAGGGTCCCGGgcacagagggggagggggggagggcgcagCTCTGTAATCTGAGGGGGGAGCTGTCGAGGGTCCCGGgcacagagggggagggggggagggcgcagCTCTGTAATCTGAGGGGGGAGCTGTCGAGGGTCctgggtgcaggggggggggggagggcgcagCTCTGTAATCTGAGGGGGGAGCTGTCGAGGGTCCCGGgcacagagggggaggggggggagggcgcaGCTCTGTAATCTGAGGGGGGAGCTGTCGAGGGTctgagggggggagggcacaGCTCTGTAATCTGAGGGGGGAGCTGTCGAGGGTCCGAGGGGGGGAGGGCACAGCTCTGTAATCTGAGGGGGGAGCTGTCGAGGGTccgaggggggggagggcacagcTCTGTAATCTGAGGGGGGAGCTGTCGAGGGTCCCGGGCGCAGTGGGGGAAATGCTTCAGACGGGGGGAGGTCCCCCTCCTGTGCATCTTGTACAGAAATCGCATTGGGGAAACTGGTGCTCCCCTTGTAGTgtgggagggcggggggggggggagggaatggggaacaggcagggtgggagggtgggggggggagaagggaatgggGACAGGCAGGACAGCAGGGCTGAGAAAGCATCACTGCCTTCGGCAGGTTGGAGAGCGGGAAGGACGACTACAGAATCCGCTGCGAGGAGCTGGAGAAAGAGGTCCTGGACATGCAGCATCGCAACGAGGAGCTGACGAACCTGGCCCGGGAGGCCCAGTCCCTGAAGGACGAGATGGACGTCTTACGGTAAGtggcgggaggaggaggaggagccctgGCTGTGCTCTCCCCTTGCATCTCTGTCCTGCTGCTTGGATTGCAAGGGAAGCGAATTCACCGGCAGCCTGTGAGGGGCTGAACCTGAGGATATTTTGCTGCTgttcctctgcccccccccccaggcattcTTCGGACAAGGTGCGGAAGCTGGAGGCCACGGTGGAATCCTATCGCAGGAAGCTGGAGGATCTGGGAGACCTGCGGCGGCAGGTGAAGCTGCTGGAGGAGAGGAACACCATCTACATGCAGAGGACGTTTCAGCTGGAAGAGGAGCTGCGCAGAGCCAACGCGGTGCTCAGCCAGCTGGAGGCGCACAAGAGACAGGTGTGCAGGGGGGGCGCTGCAGGGCAGTCCGCTGTGGGTGaaatagcaggggggggggggcgctgcagggcaggagggagttaCTTTCAGTTAGAAACGccgtattttttttattttgaaggttCAGGAGCTGCAGACGAAGCTTTCGGAGGAGGCTGTGAAAGCAGAGAAGTGGCAGTTTGAGTTCAGGAACCTGCGGGAGAAGTACGACTCCCTGCTGAAAGAGAAGGAGGTGAggctgggggggtgggcctgttctctctctctctctctcccgcgtgtgcttggactctgacttacatttttttttctttctctctctctctccgccccTCCCGGCAGCGGCTGATCGCGGAGCGAGACTCGCTGCGGGAGGCCAACGACGAGCTGCGGTGCGCGCAGGTGCAGCAGACGGGCCTGTGCCAGGCCGGTGAGTGTCccccggggcagggcggggttaCTCCGATGCCGGTgtttgccctctctctctctctctctctctctcgcctctccTGATCTCCTGtatggtttttttcccccttttgcaGACACCTTGCTGGAATCCGTGTCCTCTCCCGTGGGCAGCCTAGCAGCCGAGATCGTGCCGGCGGAGCTGAAGTACGTCGTCCCCGCCTGGTGTCCCGAGCGATAaccccgggggggtggggggagacccTCCCCCGCTTCCTGCCCCCTCGCCCGGCTTTCCCGGGGAAGAGGGAGACGTGTCCCGAGCGCTGCGAGggtgccatggggggggggcggggacgtGTGCCACCCGCCCTGAGCCCCTCCCGTCTCGTGCCTTTCCTCCCCCAGGGAGACCATCGTGCGCCTGCAGCAGGAGAACAAGATGCTGTGCGCCCAGGAGACCTCCTTccgggagagagtgggggagctGCAGCGGCTGCTGGAGGAGTCGAACCGCTGCAGGAACCGGCTGGAGACGGAGAACAGGTGCAGAgcgccctctctttctctctctctctctcagcgccCCCACCCGGTCCTCCCGCGCTGGGACGAGGGACCCGGGGTGGGGTCGGTCCTGCCTGCGTGCTgcatggtctctttttctctctcccgtAGGCTGAGCCAGCAGCAGATCCTGGACCTGGGGGCTCGCctggaggagctgcagaaggCCCTGGAGCAGCAGGGAAGCCAGGCTGAGGACGTGAGTAGGCCCGGCAGCACGACTTGCATGCGACCCTCCCGCTGGTTAGCCGGCGATCAGCTGCAGCGTGGCAGGGCCCGTCAGGGTGGGGGTGGTGCTTGGCCCTCTACGTTCGGTCGTTCCTGAGAGCTTAGCGGTGGCGGGAGGGGGTGGTGCAGTGTCCGAACCTGTTTACAACAGGGAGAAGCACcaccaggagagagggagggagataaAGTCTGCGGGGATTTAGTGCACAGAAATCTGCGTCCCCAGTGCGCGCAGGAAGTGGCGGGCGCAGCTCTCTCCGcgtgtgcataattttatgtgcaAGCTTTGGGCCATGAACGTACGACGTGGACCTGctttccccccgcccccctggaAGCACCTGCAGGTAATAATTACCCCCTCCCGGGGACCCCCCCCACTTTCACAGGCTGCGATTGAAAAACGAGCGCCTTAAGGAGAATCCATTCCTGCTGTTCCTGGTGCAGACCCCAGGGGGAGAGGGGTCCTCGTGAAGCTGCAtcacccccccctctccctcctcctgctcTGTAATCTCACTGAACGCacagaatgaactgaaaataaataaatccacttccccccccctcactctctcactctctcactctctctctcactctcactctctctgaatTTCTGCTGCCCGATCTGTGCTGAGAGCCGATGATAACTCTGCTTTTTCTCTCCTGCTGCCTTCCCCGCTCTGCTGATTCCTGGTTGATTCTCCGCCACAGGCAATTGTAAGTACTTCCTTCTGCCAAATCGTTTACCCCCGactcctacccccctccccccccccccccaacgcagCTTCTGTCAGAGCAGAGGTAACAGGGAAGAGCCTGACCCAAGGCTGCGCCGGGTCTCTCTcacctgggaggggagggggagggatcgggggctGAGGCAGCCTCTCTGCACAGGGTCTCTCTcacctgggagggaggggagagggagggagcgggGGCTGAGGCAGCCTCTCTGCACAGGGTCTCTCTtacctgggagggggagggatcgggggctGAGGCAGCCTCTCTGCACAGGGTCTCTCTcacctgggagagggagggatcgGGGGCTGAGGCAGCCTCTCTGCACAGGGTCTCACTCGTTCCTTTTTCCCTTGTAGTCCTCGCTGCTGCAGAGGAAGTTGGACGAGCACCTGTAAGTTTGCCggttttttggtttattttagtTAACCCTCGAGCTTCAGCAGGGGAGGGGCTGCTTTCTGGCGACGGCAGTGCTGGCCGCGTGCCGGGGGGGAGGGCAGCTGAACCTCCTGGTGTAAAGGTGCGAGCGGTGCGTGCCCTCGCCTGGGGTTGgcggtggggagggagggtggattCCTTGTGTCCGAGCGATCACCTCTCGTGTTCTCTCTCTCGTGTTCTCTCTcgttccttctctccccctctctctcgtTGCAGGGAGAAGTTGCACGAGGCGCACTCTGAGCTGCAGAAGAAGAGGGAATACATAGAGGACCTGGAGCCTAAAGGCGACAGCATCAGTGAGAAGGGGGGGTAACCCTGCGGGGGGAGGGCAGTGGACACTCCGTGCGTGCGAGCGCGCTGCGCTTTTTATGCCCTCTGtcgctcccgggggggggggggttccccctgTGAAAGTaaccccaggccccccccccatctttctcCTTCCGCAGCCGCCAAGAAAGTGGATGAACTGCAGGAGATCCTGAAGAGGAAGGACGAGGACATGCGCGCCATGGAGGAGCGCTACAAGCGCTACGTGGACAAGGCTCGCACGGTAGGTGGCGGGAGAGGGCgggttttgttctgttttgtgtcGAACGTCTCTGGGCAGCGCTCCCCTCGCTGGatttcttttttccccctcccccccccttgcaggtcatcaagaccctggAACCCAGCCGTCGGCCCGGCCTCCCCCCCGAGATCCAGGCCCTGCAGAACCAGCTGTGCGAGAAGGAGGTGAAGATCCAGCACCTGGAGGTGAGATTTcacccccctgctgctgctgctaacgcGGGTGGACGGCGGGGCCGGGAACGCCTCGCTCCGGGTGTGTGTAACCTCCGGGTGTGTTTTTTCGTTTTTTCGTCTCCCATTGATCGCTGCCTGCGCAGAACGACTTCGAGAAGACGAAATCCCAGCGGGAGCAGGAGGAGCGGCTGATCATCAGCGCCTGGTATAACATGGTGAGCGGCGCCGcgcgctgggggaggggagggggaggtggcgGGCTGCAGGAGCGGCTGATCATCAGCGCCTGGTATAACATGGTGAGCAGCGCCACGcactgggggaggggatggacGGGACGGGAAGGTCGCAGGCCGTACTCTGACCGAATcgtcacttccccctcccccttcctgtgtttctctctctctctctctggtgcagGGGATGGCGCTGCAGCAGCGGGTGACGGAGGAGAGGATCCACGGGCCGGGCGGCGGCGCCCAGTCCTTCCTGGCCCAGCAGAGGCTGCGCACCAACGTGCGCCGGGGGCACCTGGGGCGCTCGCTGCTCCTCAAGTACCCGGCCAgcgagtaggagagagagagagagagagagacggagccGTCGTCGTCGTCACTGAGCCTACGCCAGCTCCAGGGCCTCCGCCTCCCGtctcttgcggggggggggggggcagccgcTCATCCCCCGACGTTTGCACTgcgctgctggggggggggatcgggaccctccctccctccttcctgtaGTGTTGGCAGCATTCGTGCTGGGGGCGAGGGACGTTTATTGCctcggtaaggggggggggggtgacccaGCCAGGGTAAATCTCTTggttcctcccaccccccccagtTTTAAGTCGCTTGGGCTGGCGGCGCTGATCCGGTGCCTTAGCTCccgaccccctcccccagcaccgcTCACCTCTGTTCTGCATCGTTTTtaatttccccccaccccaccccccctcgccAGGACCTGAAATAGGAGGGGACAGACTGCTGGGGGGCAGGGGGTTGCGAATGGAACTTTTTTAAATTctgcgtcttttttttttttttttttttaaacattttaatttattattggtGGGGTCTTCGAGGCCTGTGGGGCTCAGGAGATGTTTCCCCCTCGGATGATCCAATctgcgggtggggggggggggggggggaaggtgggtcATTGAGGTCGCTTCCCTGTGGACCGGGAGGCCCCCAGCTTCCTGCACCTCCCTGGCACACCTGAGCGGGGGCTGGGAGACGCCCGCTCTCTCCTGCCTGCACTGTGCTCGCTGGGATTTTAATCTCTCTTCGTTATTACTTCTGGGGTCTCTGGTTTCAGGGGGGGGGTGGAGGCGCTGACGGGGgttgtgttttgggttttttttagccgTGCTTTCTATGTAAAGGAGGTTGGAAgtgtgggatttgtagtcctgcttGCCAAAAGACAGAGGGGAATTACAGTTCCCtgcagggcctggcctggaggctgctctgGGGGTCTGCAGCATTGTGTGGCGGGGAGGGTCCTGCTCggtctggaatttttttttaatctccctaCGCAGCGGCGCTTCCTCCATCCCTCTGCCTGCTGAGGAGACGTCGTCCCCGTGGTGGCAGTGGGAGTTTCCCTGTCGGGTGTGGGTAGGACTGGGATGGTTTCAGCCTCTCCAGTGACTCCTTccacctcttcctcttccagggaTCCTGACAcagtgtctggtgtgtgtgttttttttttattttccaggttGTAATTGACCGTTCTTATGCTTTTGGTTGGCAGAAGATGCACTTTTTAGCCTGTTttagtaacgggggggggggggctgcgggtATGTGGGCCGGGACTCTGCCTGTATATTTTGTACTGCGCAGGGGACAGATCCTCCGGCGCGTCTGACAGTTTCTTCCTGTATCAGCCCCTTTACACTACAAATAAAGAAACcaaatcctcctcctcttgtCGCGTGTCTTCCTTGCTCGGCCGGTGGCTCAGTGAGGATTGCTGAGCCCCAGATCAGTTAAGTATCCGGTCTGAAATGTCCCTCCGCAGCCCTGCTCGGCTGGGGTCAGACTCACAGACTCTACAGCAGAAAGACCATCCCCCCTATatacaccagtgagcctgacttcagtgccaggaaaaatactggaaactattgtaaagatcACTCGCAGAGCATGTAGAaagacaggttcttatggcctggattggccactgttggaaacaggacgctgggctcgatggacccttggtctgacccagtattgcatgttcttaatggaacaaggtcagcatggctttacccagggcaagtcttgcctcacaaatctgcttcacttttttgaaggcgttaataaacatgtggataaaggtgaaccggtagatatagtatacttggattttcagaaggcgtttgacaaagtccctcatgagaggcttctaggaaaagtaaaaagtcatgggataggaggcgatgtcctttcgtggattacaaactggctaaaagacaggaaacagagagtaggattaaatgggcaattttctcagtggaagggagtggacagtggagtgcctcagggatctgtattgggacccttacttttcaatatatttataaatgatctggaaagaaatacgacaagtgagataat
The DNA window shown above is from Rhinatrema bivittatum chromosome 19, aRhiBiv1.1, whole genome shotgun sequence and carries:
- the HOOK2 gene encoding protein Hook homolog 2, giving the protein MASKGHALGRVCLIASAQRPQGKFLQSMLEYYQDVLGHQVSDSHLPDVTLIGEFSDPAELGKLLQLVLGCAISCEKKQEHIKQIMTLEESVQHVVMTAIQELMIKDTTEALSSETYGNFPPQSRKYYFLSDDLEEEEEEENVRQRCRDLEQQISLLVEEKGNLVMENRSLRERQSHMESLDASGVTSKKLLILQSQIEQLQEENFRLESGKDDYRIRCEELEKEVLDMQHRNEELTNLAREAQSLKDEMDVLRHSSDKVRKLEATVESYRRKLEDLGDLRRQVKLLEERNTIYMQRTFQLEEELRRANAVLSQLEAHKRQVQELQTKLSEEAVKAEKWQFEFRNLREKYDSLLKEKERLIAERDSLREANDELRCAQVQQTGLCQADTLLESVSSPVGSLAAEIVPAELKETIVRLQQENKMLCAQETSFRERVGELQRLLEESNRCRNRLETENRLSQQQILDLGARLEELQKALEQQGSQAEDAISSLLQRKLDEHLEKLHEAHSELQKKREYIEDLEPKGDSITAKKVDELQEILKRKDEDMRAMEERYKRYVDKARTVIKTLEPSRRPGLPPEIQALQNQLCEKEVKIQHLENDFEKTKSQREQEERLIISAWYNMGMALQQRVTEERIHGPGGGAQSFLAQQRLRTNVRRGHLGRSLLLKYPASE